Proteins encoded within one genomic window of Streptomyces sp. NBC_01314:
- a CDS encoding alpha/beta fold hydrolase, protein MQPEPTAELRHRTVEAPAGRLHLVEQGTGPLILLVHGFPESWYSWRRQLPALAAAGYRAVAIDVRGYGRSSKPAAIDAYRMLDLVEDNVAVVRALGEESAVIVGHDWGSNISATSALLHPGVFRAVGLLSVPYAPPGGPRPTDIFGQIGGPEQEFYVSYFQEPGRAETEIEPDVRGWLAGFYAALSADTMPAQGEPDPHFVTLGCQLRDRFPVGPLPAWLSEEDLDVYAGEFERTGLTGALNRYRNMDRDWEHLAPHRGAPIKQPSLFIGGALDASTTWMSDAIDAYPTTLPRLSASHLLEGCGHWIQQERPDEVNNLLTDWLATLQS, encoded by the coding sequence ATGCAGCCCGAGCCGACCGCCGAGCTCCGCCACCGCACCGTCGAGGCCCCGGCCGGGCGCCTGCACCTGGTCGAGCAGGGCACCGGCCCGTTGATCCTGCTCGTGCACGGCTTCCCCGAGTCCTGGTACTCCTGGCGCCGCCAACTCCCTGCCCTCGCCGCGGCCGGGTACCGGGCAGTGGCGATCGACGTGCGCGGCTACGGCCGCTCCTCCAAGCCCGCCGCGATCGACGCCTACCGAATGCTCGACCTGGTGGAGGACAACGTCGCCGTCGTGCGCGCCCTCGGCGAGGAGAGCGCGGTGATCGTCGGCCACGACTGGGGCTCCAACATCTCCGCCACCTCCGCCCTGCTCCACCCCGGAGTCTTCCGCGCGGTCGGCTTGCTGAGCGTCCCCTACGCGCCGCCCGGCGGCCCCCGCCCCACCGACATCTTCGGCCAGATCGGCGGCCCCGAGCAGGAGTTCTACGTCTCCTACTTCCAGGAGCCCGGCCGCGCCGAGACGGAGATCGAGCCCGACGTCCGGGGCTGGCTCGCAGGCTTCTACGCGGCCCTGTCCGCCGACACCATGCCCGCCCAGGGCGAGCCCGACCCCCACTTCGTCACCCTGGGCTGTCAGCTGCGCGACCGTTTCCCCGTCGGCCCGCTCCCGGCATGGTTGAGCGAGGAGGACCTCGACGTCTACGCCGGGGAGTTCGAGCGCACCGGTCTGACCGGCGCCCTCAACCGCTACCGCAACATGGACCGCGACTGGGAACACCTCGCCCCGCACCGCGGAGCCCCGATCAAGCAGCCGTCCCTGTTCATCGGCGGCGCCCTGGACGCCTCCACCACCTGGATGTCCGACGCCATCGACGCCTACCCCACCACCCTCCCCCGCCTGTCGGCCTCCCACCTCCTGGAAGGCTGCGGCCACTGGATCCAGCAGGAACGCCCCGACGAGGTCAACAACCTGCTGACCGACTGGCTCGCCACGCTTCAGAGCTGA
- a CDS encoding helix-turn-helix domain-containing protein — translation MAVDDLDGTLAAMGPRLRAAREHHGATLAGVSYATGISTSTLSRIETGRRKPTLEVLLQLSKEYGVSLDELAGTAPAPAAELRGRAPLNFGDDKAVLPLTRYVGGLHAHKHVLPAVEGPPARPRQVSHEGYEWLCVLYGRLWLALGNQDLVLTAGDVVEFDTRTPHGVANARSTGPVEYLIMFGPQGERLRLRTPPGVAGLVTERLLSEQL, via the coding sequence GTGGCAGTCGACGACTTGGACGGCACGCTGGCCGCGATGGGGCCCCGGTTGCGGGCCGCGCGCGAGCACCACGGCGCGACGCTCGCCGGTGTCAGCTACGCGACCGGCATCTCGACCAGCACGCTGTCCCGGATCGAGACCGGCCGGCGCAAACCCACCCTGGAGGTACTGCTGCAACTGTCGAAGGAGTACGGCGTCTCCCTGGACGAACTGGCCGGCACCGCGCCCGCCCCCGCGGCCGAGCTGCGGGGGCGGGCGCCGCTGAACTTCGGGGATGACAAGGCGGTGCTGCCGTTGACCCGGTACGTCGGCGGCCTGCACGCCCACAAGCACGTCCTGCCCGCTGTCGAGGGTCCGCCCGCACGGCCGCGGCAGGTCTCCCACGAGGGCTACGAGTGGTTGTGCGTCCTGTACGGGCGGCTGTGGCTCGCACTCGGCAACCAAGACCTCGTCCTGACTGCCGGGGACGTCGTCGAGTTCGACACCCGCACCCCCCACGGAGTCGCAAACGCCAGATCCACCGGACCGGTCGAGTATCTGATCATGTTCGGGCCTCAAGGAGAACGTCTACGGCTGCGCACCCCTCCAGGGGTCGCGGGACTGGTGACAGAAAGGCTGCTGAGTGAGCAGTTGTGA
- a CDS encoding ATP-dependent endonuclease, translating to MRLVELSVTNFRSLGDVQGIPIHKQTILTGHNDCGKTAALDAIAFLLGERPLADSDISQFAESEPARAALPSDDDAAEPIAVTVEGRFDLSDAEKKALGLASSIQVRRRHVEGEGVSLEWLAQVPQNPALRNISSLKVPELRSLASDVGVKLREGQPNVKASWTEVLEEHVASAPTVAGWAQAPEHVVSSLPQLLYFRGDAAETPDTVVRSILTAKLREYTLREETRQKITDLETDFSGLLKDDAARLQKLVEERCSLDSFSLEPTVQFRPTVSGVSMTAAAPGQRAVSLAAAGAGRSRRISLALWEASQQLLSEAAEGGVTGGVIIAYDEPDTHLDYEHQRRIMDMIKVSASAAQSTVIVATHSLNLIDGVDIQDIVHLNSRVGRAYVQSLGAEDSDEDTRRFLSNMAVSLGFRNSVLLHERCFVGVEGPTEYAALPALFKLAFGYPIQSAGIALWDCGGNDGALNFAKFLKKHKRTVMFLVDGDSIRDKEKEFSLNRLEKYGFTEKDCLFLGDPNELEDVFSDDQWADTMNAEWPRTDEQQWMSKDVADLRRTGKFSKSLHTLLYQHSEQAPRKKESMVVELAQRLRQPSDVPPALVKSFNDAIKVASEAGLRHWSEDE from the coding sequence GTGCGACTCGTCGAACTCAGCGTCACCAATTTCCGCTCGCTGGGCGACGTCCAGGGCATCCCAATCCACAAGCAGACCATTCTGACGGGGCACAACGACTGCGGGAAGACAGCAGCTCTGGACGCCATCGCTTTCCTGCTCGGCGAGCGCCCTCTTGCAGACAGTGACATCTCTCAGTTTGCCGAGAGTGAACCCGCGCGCGCTGCCCTGCCATCGGACGATGACGCCGCGGAGCCGATCGCGGTGACGGTGGAAGGCCGGTTCGACCTGTCCGACGCCGAGAAGAAGGCCCTGGGTCTCGCCTCTTCCATCCAGGTGCGCCGTCGGCACGTGGAAGGCGAAGGCGTCTCACTTGAGTGGCTGGCGCAGGTGCCGCAGAACCCCGCGCTACGGAACATCTCCTCTCTGAAGGTGCCTGAGCTCCGCAGCCTTGCCTCCGATGTAGGCGTCAAGTTGCGTGAGGGCCAGCCGAACGTCAAAGCGAGCTGGACCGAGGTTCTCGAGGAGCATGTGGCCTCAGCCCCGACGGTTGCCGGTTGGGCGCAGGCGCCCGAGCACGTCGTCAGCTCCCTGCCGCAGCTCCTGTATTTCCGGGGCGATGCCGCGGAGACTCCCGACACCGTGGTCCGCAGCATCCTGACGGCGAAGTTACGCGAGTACACCCTGCGTGAGGAGACCCGGCAGAAGATCACCGATCTGGAGACCGATTTCTCCGGCCTGCTCAAGGACGATGCCGCCCGTCTGCAGAAATTGGTCGAGGAACGATGCTCCCTCGACTCTTTCTCCCTGGAGCCGACCGTACAGTTCCGGCCGACCGTCAGTGGCGTCTCGATGACCGCTGCGGCACCCGGCCAACGAGCCGTGTCACTGGCTGCGGCCGGGGCCGGCCGGTCCCGCCGGATTTCGCTGGCCCTGTGGGAGGCCAGCCAGCAGCTCCTCTCGGAAGCAGCGGAGGGCGGCGTCACAGGCGGTGTGATCATCGCCTATGACGAGCCCGACACGCACCTCGACTATGAGCACCAGCGTCGCATCATGGACATGATCAAGGTGTCGGCGTCCGCCGCGCAGTCCACCGTGATCGTTGCCACCCATTCCCTGAACCTGATCGACGGTGTCGACATCCAGGACATCGTGCATCTCAACAGCAGGGTCGGACGAGCCTACGTACAATCGCTCGGCGCAGAGGACAGCGACGAGGACACCCGGCGCTTCCTGTCGAACATGGCGGTTTCCCTGGGCTTCCGCAACAGTGTCCTCCTGCACGAACGGTGTTTCGTCGGCGTGGAGGGCCCCACCGAGTACGCGGCACTGCCGGCACTGTTCAAGTTGGCGTTCGGCTACCCGATCCAGTCCGCGGGCATCGCGCTGTGGGACTGCGGCGGCAACGACGGCGCCCTCAACTTCGCCAAATTCCTCAAAAAGCACAAGCGCACCGTCATGTTCCTGGTCGACGGCGACTCGATCCGCGACAAGGAAAAGGAGTTCAGCCTCAATCGTCTGGAGAAGTACGGTTTCACTGAGAAGGACTGCCTCTTCCTCGGAGACCCGAACGAGCTGGAGGACGTCTTCAGCGACGATCAGTGGGCCGACACCATGAACGCCGAATGGCCTCGCACGGACGAGCAGCAGTGGATGTCCAAGGACGTCGCAGACCTGCGCCGGACCGGCAAGTTCAGCAAGTCGCTTCACACCCTGCTGTACCAGCACTCCGAGCAGGCTCCGCGTAAAAAGGAGAGCATGGTCGTCGAGCTGGCACAGCGACTGCGGCAGCCCTCAGATGTTCCGCCAGCCCTGGTGAAGTCGTTCAATGACGCGATCAAGGTGGCCAGCGAGGCCGGGCTGCGTCACTGGTCCGAGGACGAATGA
- a CDS encoding helicase associated domain-containing protein — protein MNVPGSGGRVVGLAGCPEVVQAQADHRRLLRRSPVAGSAFEVAEAVTAWWWAQEWPEERLWPMRLDAAMPAGEDPQRWRILARDLVTYPETVALATLLASRAWRLRVAADGGGHLPYRLADVPCVPGELGHRLRRSWLTERLAGCTHGALFAWTYQCIRTEGGSGDDEQRLWQVPLALRPRPLADVLAGYQRRQTAGTEGLPAQKRLRGHSVHAEGAFAAGLAHARTYAAQHGHLATQRDTRVGSFALGKWVHNQQAHALVLPEEKAAALKEVDPWWNIPWSVKWQRSYYRARDHVRRHGPLNAADGFPDTHMLTGEWLYLQCTDYSSLHPEQRRLLADIGLTAQAAGSARPRRTSRTAGIDKAVDCARAFAAEHGCLALATKNISYQGFLLGKWLTAQRCLTRRQDEPGAHLQVLDAIDVWWNPPWPLAWQRTWHLIRAHARDRRQGAAEGSWPDGSDGWATWLSVQCTGYKQLHPLQQRLLAEIGITAETAAACPHEIIAQLCGTGPGLAHARTYAAAHGHLATPLKACPEGFPLGRWLSEQRHQAREHHRSTGGTWPVSTLLAALDPWWNPTWSLEWQRNWTRVRERSESAAGGGGSGIADLEKELADWLRRQCTGYGTLHPEQHRLLTKIGITAETARAAQPPAPRVGPGLLDTVLAQARAYAAGYGHIAAPVSTVLDGFPLGKWLAWQRRRAGQGRLSPTRAEALTLIDPWWNPPWPLQWQQAYHRLRTEATGADGVPATNLSRGLCRWIRVQQESWEHLHPGQQDLLTVLGITPDAVVGERPAPATRSYPASPGIDHARAYAARHGHLTPDKHTRQDGFPLGRWLGQQRRKARAGVLSTATIEALTALDPWWNPPWPYTWHRTWQQYRATTSGNEPAPDTLQHWANTQRAQWSTLHPDQQHLLTHTGIAG, from the coding sequence ATGAACGTGCCTGGCAGCGGGGGCCGTGTCGTGGGGTTGGCCGGATGCCCGGAGGTGGTCCAGGCGCAGGCGGATCACCGCAGGCTGCTGCGCCGCTCCCCCGTCGCTGGTTCGGCGTTCGAGGTTGCGGAAGCGGTCACAGCCTGGTGGTGGGCGCAGGAGTGGCCCGAGGAACGTCTGTGGCCGATGCGGCTGGATGCGGCCATGCCCGCGGGCGAGGATCCGCAGCGGTGGCGGATCCTGGCGCGGGATCTGGTCACCTACCCAGAGACCGTCGCCCTCGCCACGCTTCTGGCAAGCCGGGCCTGGCGGCTCCGTGTCGCTGCTGACGGTGGTGGTCACCTCCCTTACCGGTTGGCTGATGTGCCCTGCGTGCCCGGCGAGCTGGGCCATCGCTTGCGGCGTTCGTGGCTCACCGAGCGTCTGGCCGGCTGTACCCACGGAGCGCTGTTTGCCTGGACGTACCAGTGCATCCGTACCGAGGGCGGCAGTGGAGACGACGAACAGCGGCTGTGGCAGGTCCCCTTGGCGCTCCGGCCCCGGCCTCTCGCCGACGTTCTCGCGGGCTACCAGCGTCGGCAGACCGCGGGCACAGAGGGGCTGCCGGCTCAGAAACGGCTGCGGGGTCACAGCGTGCACGCCGAGGGCGCCTTCGCCGCCGGCCTGGCCCACGCGCGCACCTACGCCGCCCAGCACGGCCACCTCGCCACCCAACGCGACACCCGAGTCGGTTCCTTCGCCCTGGGGAAATGGGTGCACAACCAGCAGGCCCACGCCTTGGTCCTGCCTGAAGAAAAGGCCGCCGCCCTCAAGGAGGTGGATCCGTGGTGGAACATCCCCTGGTCGGTGAAGTGGCAGCGCTCCTACTACCGCGCCCGCGACCACGTCAGACGCCACGGCCCCCTCAACGCCGCCGACGGCTTCCCCGACACCCACATGCTGACCGGGGAATGGCTGTACCTGCAGTGCACCGACTACAGCTCACTCCACCCCGAACAACGCCGTCTGCTGGCCGACATAGGCCTCACGGCCCAGGCCGCCGGTAGCGCACGCCCGCGCCGAACGAGCCGGACAGCAGGCATCGATAAGGCTGTTGACTGTGCGCGCGCCTTCGCCGCCGAACACGGATGCCTGGCCCTGGCCACCAAGAACATCTCGTACCAAGGGTTTTTGCTCGGGAAGTGGCTCACTGCCCAGCGTTGCCTCACCCGCCGCCAGGACGAACCCGGCGCGCACCTCCAGGTACTCGACGCGATCGACGTGTGGTGGAACCCGCCGTGGCCCTTGGCGTGGCAGCGAACCTGGCACCTGATCCGCGCTCATGCCCGAGACCGGCGCCAAGGGGCCGCAGAAGGGAGCTGGCCGGACGGCAGTGACGGCTGGGCCACATGGCTGTCCGTACAGTGCACCGGCTACAAGCAGTTGCATCCGCTGCAGCAGCGCCTGCTGGCGGAGATCGGCATCACCGCCGAGACCGCCGCCGCTTGCCCCCACGAGATCATCGCCCAGCTCTGCGGTACGGGCCCCGGGCTGGCCCACGCGCGCACGTACGCCGCCGCACACGGCCACCTCGCCACGCCCCTGAAAGCTTGTCCTGAGGGGTTTCCGCTGGGCCGGTGGCTGAGCGAACAGCGCCACCAGGCGCGGGAGCACCATCGCAGTACAGGCGGGACATGGCCGGTCAGCACGCTCCTCGCAGCGCTCGACCCCTGGTGGAACCCGACCTGGTCCTTGGAGTGGCAACGCAATTGGACTCGCGTACGCGAGCGGTCAGAGTCCGCAGCCGGCGGCGGTGGTAGCGGCATTGCGGACCTTGAGAAGGAGCTGGCCGACTGGCTGAGGCGTCAGTGCACCGGCTACGGCACACTCCACCCCGAACAGCACCGCCTGCTGACCAAGATCGGTATCACCGCCGAGACAGCCCGAGCCGCCCAACCACCGGCTCCCCGCGTTGGGCCCGGTCTGCTGGACACTGTGCTCGCACAAGCCCGCGCCTACGCCGCCGGATACGGCCATATCGCCGCACCCGTCAGCACCGTCCTCGACGGGTTCCCGCTGGGGAAGTGGCTGGCCTGGCAACGACGACGCGCCGGTCAGGGCCGCCTCTCCCCCACCCGGGCCGAAGCCCTGACCCTGATCGATCCGTGGTGGAATCCGCCCTGGCCCCTGCAATGGCAGCAGGCCTACCACCGCCTCCGCACGGAAGCCACGGGTGCCGACGGCGTACCGGCCACGAACCTCTCACGAGGCCTTTGCCGCTGGATCCGTGTCCAGCAGGAGTCCTGGGAGCATCTCCACCCCGGCCAGCAGGACCTCCTGACCGTCCTCGGCATCACACCCGATGCTGTCGTAGGCGAACGACCCGCCCCGGCCACACGCTCCTACCCCGCCAGCCCCGGAATCGACCACGCACGCGCCTACGCCGCCCGACACGGCCACCTCACCCCGGACAAGCACACCCGACAAGACGGCTTCCCCCTCGGCAGATGGCTGGGCCAGCAACGCCGCAAAGCCCGCGCCGGCGTCCTCTCCACCGCCACCATTGAGGCGCTCACCGCCCTGGACCCGTGGTGGAACCCACCCTGGCCCTACACCTGGCACCGCACCTGGCAGCAATACCGCGCCACGACCAGCGGAAACGAACCCGCCCCCGACACACTCCAACACTGGGCCAACACCCAACGCGCTCAATGGAGCACCCTCCACCCCGACCAACAACACCTCCTCACCCACACCGGCATCGCTGGATGA
- a CDS encoding restriction endonuclease: MEVGEADLQRGRVQLGAPLAKQPESSATYTYWSVQLGRTPEWQEYQQEVSSFLSELGFDTRVDETIEGARGRHDIDVVARLSIAGVDILWLVECKAWQRRIPKERILTLQGIVDDIGADRGLVFSESGFQAGAIRATQNTNITLTSLEDFRLNFQDEVSATKAKVLDERIARLMKAYEAVWDLADQERQAAFSRYSGPPGFDFLEGGPHAMTGVTSHLSMMRQSLENARFGRWPVAYFPLDLIDGESFDVTDWEGLLFVAEQSIVTCDRIYGHMMTPGVSPVAWKTLQPPELTSLLSALRGQ; the protein is encoded by the coding sequence GTGGAGGTCGGCGAGGCCGACCTCCAGCGCGGTCGGGTGCAACTGGGCGCGCCGCTGGCGAAGCAGCCAGAATCTAGTGCCACTTACACCTACTGGAGTGTTCAATTGGGCCGGACACCAGAATGGCAGGAATACCAACAGGAAGTCTCCTCCTTCTTGTCCGAGCTCGGATTCGATACGCGCGTCGATGAAACCATTGAAGGTGCACGAGGTCGGCATGACATCGACGTCGTGGCCCGCCTGAGTATTGCCGGGGTGGATATTCTCTGGCTGGTCGAGTGCAAGGCATGGCAGCGACGGATTCCGAAGGAGAGAATCCTCACGCTCCAGGGAATAGTCGATGACATCGGAGCCGATCGCGGGCTTGTTTTTTCCGAGAGCGGATTCCAAGCCGGAGCAATCCGCGCTACCCAGAATACAAATATCACCTTGACTAGCCTGGAAGACTTCAGGCTGAACTTTCAAGATGAGGTCTCAGCGACGAAAGCAAAGGTTCTCGACGAGCGGATTGCGCGCCTCATGAAGGCTTACGAGGCGGTCTGGGATCTAGCGGATCAGGAGCGGCAGGCGGCATTTTCTCGATATTCCGGGCCTCCCGGGTTTGATTTTCTCGAAGGCGGCCCCCATGCCATGACTGGAGTGACGTCCCACCTCAGCATGATGCGGCAATCGCTCGAAAATGCACGATTCGGCCGATGGCCAGTAGCTTATTTTCCACTGGACCTCATTGATGGTGAGAGCTTTGATGTCACCGACTGGGAGGGTCTGCTATTCGTCGCTGAACAGTCCATAGTTACCTGCGATCGCATTTATGGCCACATGATGACTCCAGGGGTTAGCCCGGTTGCTTGGAAGACCCTGCAGCCGCCAGAGCTGACTAGCTTGCTCAGTGCCCTTCGCGGCCAGTAA
- a CDS encoding IS630 family transposase, translating to MVAASAGEARRADRGHPRSGPLHHRAGLKKTELRPHLRKCWTIPPRTNAEFAARMEDVLAVYARPYDPACPVVCMDEKPYQLLADTRDPLPARPGHDACQDSEYIRCGTCSIFVWVEPLRGWRAVQALSRRTRIDWAGQVKQLLSVDYPDAETVVLVMDNLNTHGIASLYEAFEPQEAFALAQRLEIHHTPKHGSWLNIAEIELSALTRQCLDRRISDLDILNTELSAWQNATNTGQRQVNWQFTTHDARIKLRHLYPKN from the coding sequence GTGGTCGCTGCGTCTGCTGGAGAAGCACGTCGCGCTGACCGAGGACATCCCCGATCTGGACCACTCCACCATCGGGCGGGTCTTAAAAAAACGGAACTGCGTCCTCACCTGAGAAAGTGCTGGACCATCCCACCACGGACGAACGCGGAGTTCGCGGCCCGGATGGAAGACGTGCTGGCTGTCTATGCCCGGCCCTACGACCCGGCATGTCCGGTGGTGTGCATGGACGAGAAGCCCTACCAGCTCCTCGCCGATACCCGCGACCCGCTGCCGGCCCGCCCTGGTCACGACGCCTGCCAGGACAGCGAGTACATCCGCTGCGGCACGTGCTCGATCTTCGTGTGGGTCGAACCCCTGCGCGGGTGGCGTGCTGTTCAGGCGCTGTCCCGGCGGACCCGGATCGACTGGGCCGGCCAGGTCAAGCAGCTGCTGAGCGTGGACTACCCCGACGCCGAGACCGTGGTGCTCGTGATGGACAACCTCAACACCCACGGCATCGCCTCGCTGTACGAGGCATTCGAACCACAAGAGGCATTCGCCCTGGCCCAACGCCTCGAGATCCACCACACGCCCAAGCACGGGTCATGGCTCAACATCGCCGAGATCGAACTCTCCGCGCTGACCCGGCAATGCCTCGACCGCAGGATCAGCGACCTCGACATCCTCAACACCGAACTCTCGGCCTGGCAGAACGCCACCAACACCGGCCAACGTCAGGTGAACTGGCAGTTCACCACCCACGACGCACGCATCAAACTGCGCCATCTATATCCCAAAAATTAG
- a CDS encoding helix-turn-helix domain-containing protein, which yields MGSQKKRPVRLSAQDREELVRVTTTGVRGASMIMRARVLLALDVSVGDVDSKEAIAARLGVSGETLRLVAKRFAETGGDVHATIARKRRDLPPVPSPVTGEVEARLIAMACSQPPQGYTRWSLRLLEKHVALTEDIPDLDHSTIGRVLKKRNCVLT from the coding sequence GTGGGTTCACAGAAGAAGCGGCCGGTCAGGCTGAGCGCGCAGGATCGTGAGGAGTTGGTCCGGGTGACCACGACGGGTGTTCGCGGGGCCTCGATGATCATGCGTGCGCGGGTGCTGCTTGCACTGGATGTCTCGGTGGGTGACGTGGATTCCAAGGAGGCGATCGCGGCCCGGCTCGGCGTCTCCGGTGAGACGTTACGGCTGGTTGCCAAGCGTTTCGCCGAGACCGGTGGCGATGTGCACGCCACGATCGCGCGGAAGAGGCGTGACCTCCCGCCGGTGCCCTCGCCGGTGACCGGCGAGGTCGAAGCCCGGCTGATCGCGATGGCGTGCTCGCAGCCACCCCAGGGCTATACCCGGTGGTCGCTGCGTCTGCTGGAGAAGCACGTCGCGCTGACCGAGGACATCCCCGATCTGGACCACTCCACCATCGGGCGGGTCTTAAAAAAACGGAACTGCGTCCTCACCTGA
- a CDS encoding XRE family transcriptional regulator — MGEIDDAIERADRESFTREPPKTLKGQIGFLLKQLGSAKAVAQELGVTADSVNRYRRGARKHARADVAAKLDDAVRQRWQPQVRKRRQKHAAASGGITVETRARFGYTAPVGTTDDGRFRRLTVHLPPAYAQRLFDARDTGASDQQMRGIIAEGFKDVYFQDGGGRAAGLSDVTLNDIDYLDLDY; from the coding sequence GTGGGGGAGATCGACGACGCGATCGAGCGGGCCGACCGGGAGTCCTTCACCCGCGAGCCGCCGAAGACGCTGAAAGGTCAGATCGGGTTCCTGCTCAAGCAGTTGGGCAGTGCGAAGGCCGTCGCGCAGGAGCTCGGGGTCACCGCCGACTCCGTCAACCGCTACCGGCGCGGCGCCCGCAAGCACGCCCGCGCCGACGTCGCCGCGAAACTCGACGACGCGGTACGGCAGCGGTGGCAGCCACAGGTGCGCAAGCGCCGGCAGAAACATGCCGCGGCCTCCGGCGGCATCACGGTGGAGACGAGGGCCCGCTTCGGGTACACCGCACCCGTCGGCACGACCGACGACGGACGCTTCCGCCGCCTGACCGTGCACCTCCCCCCGGCCTACGCGCAGCGCCTGTTCGACGCCCGTGACACAGGGGCCAGCGACCAGCAGATGCGGGGGATCATCGCCGAAGGATTTAAGGACGTCTATTTCCAGGACGGCGGAGGGCGCGCCGCAGGACTCTCCGACGTCACCCTCAACGACATCGACTACCTCGACCTCGACTACTGA